A DNA window from Acidobacteriota bacterium contains the following coding sequences:
- a CDS encoding VPDSG-CTERM sorting domain-containing protein: MKMFRFSTMALAATAAVALTVAPAAADQIATSAGSYQTGSGGEFTFTAVGGWLDTSSYSSYTHSGNSFQTFCIEAGENVTLGNTYNAQLNTHAMYGGQPAPGDELSQGTGWLYSLFATGNLTGYNYTGSVADRKNSAGLLQQTLWWLEGETNSGGASNVFGLAVISQFGSAAAAMGGSSTTYGVMAVNLWTGNDPSQSRAQDGLFYRSVPDGGATLALLGGALMALGAARRRFMN; the protein is encoded by the coding sequence ATGAAGATGTTCCGTTTTTCGACCATGGCGCTCGCGGCCACTGCGGCGGTCGCCCTCACGGTCGCGCCTGCTGCGGCTGACCAGATCGCGACCTCCGCGGGTTCGTACCAGACCGGCAGTGGAGGCGAGTTCACATTCACGGCGGTCGGTGGGTGGCTTGACACGTCGAGCTATTCGTCCTACACGCACTCGGGGAATTCCTTCCAGACGTTCTGCATCGAGGCGGGGGAGAATGTCACCCTCGGTAACACGTACAACGCTCAACTGAACACGCACGCCATGTATGGAGGCCAGCCGGCTCCTGGCGACGAACTCTCCCAGGGAACCGGGTGGCTCTATTCGCTCTTCGCGACCGGGAATTTGACTGGCTACAACTACACGGGGAGTGTGGCTGACCGGAAGAATTCAGCAGGCCTGCTCCAGCAGACGCTGTGGTGGCTCGAGGGTGAGACCAACAGCGGTGGGGCGAGCAATGTGTTCGGCTTGGCGGTCATCAGTCAGTTCGGTAGTGCGGCCGCCGCTATGGGTGGTTCATCCACGACCTACGGTGTCATGGCCGTGAACCTCTGGACGGGAAACGACCCGAGCCAGAGCAGGGCACAGGACGGTCTGTTCTACCGTAGTGTTCCCGACGGTGGCGCGACGCTGGCGCTCCTCGGTGGCGCGCTGATGGCGCTCGGTGCCGCTCGTCGTCGATTCATGAACTAG